From Mytilus edulis chromosome 9, xbMytEdul2.2, whole genome shotgun sequence, the proteins below share one genomic window:
- the LOC139488579 gene encoding toll-like receptor 4: protein MDLQRVTCVLLMLFIFHYTNGFVYSTLCKVSTFNGYVTCDCSSLGLEIIPSDCPSNTSYINLSDNSLTELKPCAFCQYPDVKKLNLDNCPIFRITNTSFAQLESLRVLLFRHNSLVSFKSNVFECLSNLRVLKISHELLASYPVEFWSDLSKISHLYTYDGPKDERFGKFLSAMKSLIYYNHGIGGCELQKIHNNTFESLGNTSLKALELGCSARYVELNAFEPVKYLSNLSLANQRYMKMSNVFPALHVFKDKSMDTLDLSQTFRYFGEFVFTANVSSFIGDICVKSLSMRGNNLIRIEGAAIANVKNKSCLQEIDLSLNRFNFNSVYSLLYTMTFVNLKRAYLAYANLCSPFQILVRKYMYQNITIPLPPSIEFINASNIKMLDVRTPQIVQFLHAEHLEVIDLADTTFDDCNFTIYGLNHLKVLNMSGQNCSILNYELLGSCSRLEFLVMKHSKLGLGLESDTRGTFMYSLRSLKYLDLSANDMYKPFIPQMFVHQSTTLTSLLLNDNSFKNIPVSITMLRKLRTLSLKNNKINWLSQYETDNLEKLNIRISPHNLKLALKGNPIVCNCESLNFIQWIYTTKVNVDLKGNYSCLYTDGSFQTTFEIFENMNQLRKQCVSTVWLVLSVTLSTVLIFTFIISSLLYKYRISLQYCCLIGRGLYRHYRKINDNKDEYIYDAFVAHSQEDYIWVYGPFRTFLEIEKNFKLALHDRDFVPGKFIADNIIDTIKVSRKIVFVVSRSFLDSEWCQYELDMARMHMFQQNREMLIVILLEDIPNGKIPSRLKQIWEKITCLETDEKTRNDQVPNGDNIFWKRLHLAIKP, encoded by the coding sequence ATGGATCTTCAAAGAGTAACATGTGTATTATTGATGTTGTTTATATTTCATTACACCAATGGATTTGTATATTCAACTCTGTGTAAAGTATCTACATTTAACGGATATGTGACATGTGATTGTTCTTCGCTTGGATTGGAAATAATCCCCTCAGATTGTCCATCGAATACATCATACATAAACTTGTCTGACAATTCTTTGACAGAATTAAAACCATGTGCATTTTGTCAATATCCAGATGTAAAGAAACTTAATTTAGACAATTGTCCAATATTTCGTATAACCAATACATCTTTCGCTCAACTGGAGAGTCTGAGAGTGCTGCTGTTTCGACATAATAGTCTTGTATCATTCAAATCGAATGTGTTTGAGTGTCTCTCAAACCTTCGTGTTTTAAAGATCAGTCATGAACTTTTAGCATCTTACCCAGTGGAATTCTGGTCAGATCTTTCAAAAATATCTCATCTATATACATATGACGGTCCAAAAGATGAAAGATTTGGAAAATTCCTATCCGCAATGAAAAGTCTTATATATTATAACCATGGAATAGGAGGTTGTGAACTTCAAAAAATACATAATAACACATTTGAATCTTTGGGAAACACATCTTTGAAAGCGCTGGAATTAGGTTGTTCTGCACGATATGTTGAACTCAATGCATTTGAACCAGTAAAATATCTATCAAACCTCAGTTTAGCAAATCAGCGGTACATGAAGATGTCGAATGTTTTCCCAGCTCTTCATGTATTTAAGGATAAAAGTATGGATACACTAGATTTGTCTCAAACATTCAGGTATTTTGGTGAATTCGTCTTCACTGCTAATGTATCTTCGTTTATCGGGGACATATGCGTTAAGTCGTTATCAATGAGAGGAAATAATTTAATAAGAATTGAAGGTGCTGCGATAgcaaatgtgaaaaataaaagcTGTTTGCAAGAAATTGATTTAAGTCTTAATCGTTTTAATTTCAATAGTGTTTATTCATTGCTATATACAATGACATTTGTAAACTTGAAAAGAGCTTATTTAGCCTATGCTAATTTATGCTCCCCTTTTCAAATCCTTGTCAGAAAatatatgtatcaaaatataacaaTACCACTGCCGCCTTCAATAGAGTTCATTAACGCGTCTAATATCAAAATGTTAGATGTACGAACCCCACAAATAGTTCAGTTTCTACATGCAGAACATCTAGAAGTTATTGATTTAGCCGATACAACATTTGATGACTGTAATTTTACGATTTATGGTCTGAACCATTTGAAAGTTTTGAACATGTCCGGACAGAATTGTTCGATTCTAAACTATGAACTTCTCGGTTCTTGTTCTCGTCTTGAATTTTTAGTTATGAAACATTCTAAACTTGGACTAGGATTGGAAAGTGACACAAGAGGGACTTTTATGTACAGTCTCCGGTCGTTAAAGTATTTAGACTTGTCAGCAAACGATATGTACAAGCCATTTATTCCACAAATGTTTGTTCATCAGTCTACGACGTTAACATCATTGCTTTTAAAtgataacagttttaaaaatataccTGTCAGTATAACTATGTTAAGAAAATTACGTACACTCAGtctaaaaaataacaagataaaTTGGCTTTCGCAATACGAAACGGATAATTTAGAAAAGCTTAATATAAGAATTTCACCTCACAATCTCAAACTGGCACTTAAAGGAAATCCTATCGTCTGCAATTGTGAATCTTTAAATTTCATTCAATGGATATATACAACAAAAGTGAATGTTGATTTGAAAGGCAACTATAGTTGCTTATACACAGATGGAAGTTTCCAAAccacttttgaaatttttgaaaatatgaacCAGTTAAGGAAACAATGTGTATCTACAGTATGGCTAGTTCTAAGTGTAACACTGTCTACTGTTTTAATCTTTACATTTATAATTAGCAGTCTATTGTATAAATATCGCATTTCTCTACAATATTGCTGCTTAATAGGTCGCGGATTGTACCGTCATTACCGGAAGATTAACGATAACAAAGACGAATATATCTATGATGCATTTGTGGCACATAGCCAAGAAGACTATATATGGGTTTACGGACCATTTCGTACatttttagaaatagaaaaaaactttaaacttGCTTTACATGACAGAGATTTTGTTCCTGGTAAATTCATTGCAGACAACATCATAGATACAATTAAGGTTAGCAGAAAAATTGTTTTCGTTGTATCCAGATCTTTCCTCGATAGTGAATGGTGCCAATATGAACTTGATATGGCGAGAATGCACATGTTCCAACAAAACAGAGAAATGCTTATCGTAATTCTATTGGAAGATATACCAAATGGTAAAATACCAAGCCGTTTAAAACAGATATGGGAGAAAATAACATGTCTTGAAACCGATGAAAAGACCAGAAATGATCAGGTACCGAACGGTGATAATATATTTTGGAAGAGATTGCATTTAGCTATAAAACCTTGA
- the LOC139488580 gene encoding beta-1,3-galactosyl-O-glycosyl-glycoprotein beta-1,6-N-acetylglucosaminyltransferase-like — protein sequence MRNKRRLLFVICITVFFSFHRAIQKLFLSEKKYTSIRIKKVKRVNEHTMETYTRQTHVSITRLDTHTAEYKFPPFLQINRKVNCRKIIEGDEEEIAKANRYMKLNQPKRITEDDYITITNNCNNFANRFGYNAYTVMEEEREFPIAFSILTFKDVDQTERLLRSIYRPHNFYCIHIDNSSSEELNKSLRKIANCLSNVFIVSKTVDVIYDHVSRLRADIYCMTDLLSKSNKWKYFINLPHQQFPLKTNLEMVKILKIYNGANDIEGITNRPRLLSNRFKYSYKYINHTLKRIGLKKEKLPYNANIVKGSAYGIFSREFVKYVIFDEKPKAVLKYMEDFRSPDEYYWATLNHNEVLKAPGRFKGNPEKKPWLAVYASWPPRDRCRGKIVRYICIYGVGDLNELISRKELFANKFYPDYQYLALDCLEEYIHNKTLSPLPFDSFYYRQLPFIRKP from the exons ATGAGGAACAAAAGAAGGCTTCTATTCGTAATTTGCATAACTGTGTTCTTTAGTTTCCATAGAGCAATTCAGAAACTTTTTCTTTCGGAAAAAAAGTACACTAGTATTagaataaaaaaagtcaaaagaGTCAATGAACATACTATGGAAACATACACGAGACAAACGCATGTTAGTATAACTCGTTTGGATACGCACACGGCAGAATATAAATTCCCGCCATTTTTGCAAATAAACAGGAAAGTTAATTGTCGTAAAATCATTGAAGGCGACGAAGAAGAAATAGCAAAAGCCAATAGATATATGAAATTAAATCAGCCAAAGAGAATTACGGAAGATGACTATATTACTATTACTAATAACTGTAATAATTTCGCAAATCGTTTTGGCTACAATGCCTACACAGTGATGGAAGAAGAGAGAGAGTTTCCGATAGCATTTAGTATTTTGACATTTAAAGATGTTGATCAAACTGAACGTTTGCTTCGATCAATCTATCGTCCCCATAATTTCTATTGTATCCACATAGACAACAGTTCTTCAGAAGAATTGAACAAATCATTGAGGAAGATAGCTAATTGTTTAAGCAatgttttcattgtttcaaaGACCGTAGACGTGATTTATGACCATGTATCGAGGCTGAGAGCAGATATTTATTGTATGACTGATCTCttatcaaaatcaaacaaatggaaatatttcattaatttaccTCATCAACAATTtcctttgaaaacaaatttagaaatggtaaaaatactgaaaatttacaacGGTGCAAATGACATTGAAGGAATTACAAACAGACCCAGGCTACTATCCAATCGCTTTAAATAcagttataaatatatcaatCATACTTTGAAGCGCATAGGTCTAAAGAAAGAAAAATTGCCATACAATGCAAATATTGTTAAAGGCAGTGCATATGGTATTTTCAGTCGTGAATTTGTCAAATATGTGATATTTGACGAAAAACCTAAAGCCGTTTTGAAGTATATGGAGGACTTTAGAAGTCCAGATGAATATTACTGGGCTACATTGAATCACAACGAGGTACTGAAAGCTCCTGGGCGCTTTAAAG GCAATCCAGAAAAGAAGCCATGGCTTGCCGTTTATGCCTCATGGCCACCAAGAGACCGATGCCGTGGTAAGATTGTTCGGTACATTTGCATTTATGGAGTGGGTGATTTGAACGAACTTATTTCGAGAAAAGAACTTTTTGCCAATAAATTTTACCCGGATTATCAATACTTGGCTTTGGACTGTTTAGAAGAATATATTCATAACAAGACATTAAGTCCGTTGCCATTTGATTCATTTTATTACAGACAGTTACCCTTTATAAGAAAACCTTGA